The Methylacidimicrobium sp. B4 genome contains a region encoding:
- a CDS encoding DegT/DnrJ/EryC1/StrS aminotransferase family protein — translation MRAGPSPRAPLPRIPLSDPDLSEEELAAVDSVLRSPEISAGALVDEWENAFAAWVGRKHAVAVGSGAIGLCLGLRALGIGVGDRVILSGYSWHQVGEAVALCGAEPRFVDIDYWSGAIAPERAAEAAREGARAILAGNTLGHPASWRELERLAEEQGLLLLEDATESIGSRYGDRMTGRFGRLAVFDFSQPGALVCGEGGMVVTDDEELAAGVRYGRSRSREERFSGIATMMPSLHAGPSNLTAALGLVQLRRIGGILERRRLVEAWYFQQMKSFEGIKDPYIAPEAGEVHWFLYPVHLGTRFTRSSRDAILEDLAQAEIEASAYCQPMHLQGYAIENGWRKGRLPVTEKVADRSIVLPFHAHLTEEQIAFIVKTLKDSSVNVGAGAAIYL, via the coding sequence ATGAGGGCAGGACCATCGCCGAGAGCTCCCCTGCCGCGCATCCCGCTCTCCGATCCCGATCTCTCGGAAGAAGAGCTGGCTGCGGTCGATTCGGTGCTCCGGTCGCCCGAGATCAGCGCAGGAGCATTGGTTGACGAGTGGGAGAACGCATTCGCCGCCTGGGTAGGGCGCAAGCACGCGGTGGCGGTCGGCAGCGGTGCGATCGGTCTCTGCCTCGGTCTCCGCGCTCTGGGCATCGGCGTCGGGGACCGGGTGATCCTTTCGGGCTATTCGTGGCACCAGGTTGGAGAGGCGGTCGCCTTGTGCGGAGCTGAGCCCCGGTTCGTCGACATCGACTACTGGTCGGGAGCTATTGCGCCGGAGCGGGCAGCGGAGGCGGCCCGAGAGGGAGCGCGAGCGATCCTCGCCGGAAACACGCTCGGCCATCCCGCGTCCTGGCGGGAGCTCGAGCGGCTGGCGGAAGAGCAGGGACTGCTCCTGCTGGAAGATGCAACCGAGTCGATCGGCTCCCGGTACGGCGACCGAATGACGGGCAGGTTCGGCCGGTTGGCGGTCTTCGACTTTTCGCAGCCCGGAGCGCTCGTCTGCGGAGAAGGCGGGATGGTCGTGACCGACGATGAAGAGCTGGCCGCTGGTGTCCGGTATGGCCGGAGCCGCTCCCGCGAAGAGCGCTTTTCCGGGATCGCGACGATGATGCCCTCTCTCCATGCTGGCCCGAGCAATCTCACTGCGGCGCTGGGGCTCGTCCAGCTCCGTCGGATCGGGGGGATCCTGGAGCGCCGGCGGCTCGTCGAAGCGTGGTATTTCCAGCAGATGAAGTCCTTCGAAGGGATCAAGGACCCTTACATCGCTCCCGAAGCCGGAGAGGTTCACTGGTTCCTTTACCCGGTCCATTTGGGGACGCGATTCACCCGGTCGAGCCGCGACGCGATCCTCGAAGATCTTGCCCAGGCGGAAATCGAAGCCTCCGCTTATTGTCAGCCAATGCACCTCCAGGGTTATGCCATCGAGAACGGCTGGCGGAAGGGGCGCCTCCCGGTCACGGAGAAGGTGGCCGATCGTTCCATCGTTCTTCCATTTCATGCCCATCTGACCGAAGAGCAG
- the nifT gene encoding putative nitrogen fixation protein NifT, producing the protein MKIMLRRGVKGELSVYVAKKDLEEAVITAEKPGLWGGTVTLANGWRFQLPEMPGDTLLPITVEARRLSEEGGT; encoded by the coding sequence ATGAAGATCATGCTTCGGAGGGGGGTCAAGGGTGAGCTTTCGGTCTACGTGGCGAAAAAGGATCTGGAAGAAGCGGTGATCACCGCCGAGAAGCCCGGGCTCTGGGGCGGGACGGTGACGCTCGCCAATGGATGGCGCTTCCAGCTTCCGGAGATGCCGGGCGATACGCTCCTCCCGATCACGGTCGAGGCGCGCCGCTTGTCCGAAGAGGGAGGGACATGA
- a CDS encoding cysteine desulfurase family protein, with product MGEIDRIYLDYNATAPLRPEALAAMLPFLRERFGNPSSPGLSGKLAKEAVGRARSEVAALIGAKPSEILFTSGCTESIHQAILGALERAPDRLRVLSTTVEHPSTDLLFERLEDRGVEIVRLPVDRQGLVDLGALEEALARPAALLSLVWVNNETGVISPVQKALVLAKERGLLCHLDAAQAVGKIPVDAGELPFDLLSFSAHKLGGPKGTGALFLRKGVALPPLLCGHQERGRRGGTENVAGIVGFGAAAWLAANGLVDRVKAVGWHRDRLEEEILAALPFAVVHGRGSPRVANTASVRFGRIDGEELLARLERRGVEASLGSACASGGTEPSRILLAMGLSPEEARATIRFSLGEETTIEQVERAARGIVEEALAASGAQDGGGRTE from the coding sequence ATGGGTGAAATCGATCGGATCTATCTCGACTACAACGCAACGGCTCCGTTGCGGCCGGAAGCCCTCGCGGCGATGCTCCCCTTCCTTCGGGAGCGCTTCGGGAATCCCTCGAGTCCGGGGTTGAGCGGAAAGCTCGCCAAGGAAGCCGTCGGACGGGCGCGGAGCGAGGTGGCGGCCCTGATCGGCGCCAAGCCCTCGGAAATCCTTTTTACCAGCGGCTGCACCGAGTCGATCCACCAGGCGATCCTGGGAGCGCTGGAGCGGGCTCCGGATCGGCTCCGTGTCTTGTCGACGACGGTGGAGCATCCGAGCACCGACCTGCTCTTCGAGCGGCTGGAAGACCGCGGGGTGGAGATCGTCCGGCTGCCCGTCGATCGGCAAGGATTGGTCGACCTTGGTGCCCTCGAGGAGGCACTCGCCAGGCCAGCAGCTCTTTTGTCGCTGGTCTGGGTCAACAATGAGACGGGGGTGATCAGCCCGGTACAGAAGGCTCTCGTCCTGGCGAAGGAGCGGGGTCTCCTCTGCCATCTGGACGCGGCGCAGGCGGTGGGAAAGATTCCGGTCGATGCCGGGGAGCTCCCCTTCGACCTGCTCTCGTTTTCCGCCCACAAGCTGGGTGGGCCCAAGGGGACCGGCGCGCTATTTCTGCGAAAAGGGGTTGCGTTGCCTCCCCTGCTTTGTGGCCACCAGGAGCGGGGCCGGAGGGGTGGAACGGAGAACGTTGCGGGCATCGTTGGGTTTGGCGCGGCGGCATGGCTGGCTGCGAATGGGCTGGTGGATCGGGTCAAAGCGGTGGGATGGCATCGCGATCGGCTGGAGGAAGAGATCCTCGCGGCGCTCCCCTTTGCCGTGGTCCATGGGAGGGGGAGCCCTCGGGTGGCCAACACGGCGAGCGTGCGGTTCGGACGAATCGATGGAGAGGAGCTGCTCGCCCGGCTGGAGCGGCGCGGCGTCGAGGCTTCCTTGGGCTCGGCCTGTGCGAGCGGGGGGACAGAGCCCTCGCGGATTCTCCTGGCCATGGGACTGTCGCCGGAGGAGGCGCGGGCCACGATCCGCTTCAGCCTGGGAGAGGAGACGACCATCGAGCAGGTGGAGCGCGCGGCTCGGGGCATCGTGGAGGAGGCTTTGGCGGCGAGTGGGGCGCAAGACGGAGGAGGGAGGACGGAATGA
- a CDS encoding nitrogen fixation protein NifZ codes for MGMDDEVELEGPPAFTYGQKVISRKHIRNDGTFPGKEIGEVLIKKGEKGVVTSIGTFLQRFYIYGVDFYERGFVVGMKGKELEPAPEEGVAVPEPQVNHG; via the coding sequence ATGGGCATGGACGACGAAGTCGAGCTCGAGGGGCCGCCCGCCTTCACCTACGGCCAAAAGGTGATCTCAAGGAAGCACATCCGGAACGATGGGACCTTCCCCGGGAAGGAGATCGGCGAGGTCTTGATCAAGAAGGGAGAGAAGGGAGTAGTGACGAGCATTGGTACCTTTCTCCAGCGCTTTTACATCTACGGCGTCGACTTCTACGAGCGGGGCTTCGTGGTCGGGATGAAGGGCAAGGAGCTGGAACCCGCGCCGGAAGAGGGTGTCGCAGTGCCCGAGCCCCAGGTCAATCATGGGTGA
- a CDS encoding iron-sulfur cluster assembly accessory protein, with product MKITLTPKAEAFILRMIRMGSGGDPDAGMRLTASPGGCSGLATEFTVERGPQEGDAIWEGKGCRLFIPRESQPLLQEAILHFVENPMETRLIVLSGPTGSCSCSQEAAASVEGSPGQGG from the coding sequence ATGAAAATCACGCTCACTCCGAAGGCTGAGGCGTTCATCCTGCGGATGATCCGGATGGGCAGCGGAGGCGACCCCGATGCTGGGATGCGCTTGACCGCCAGCCCCGGCGGCTGCTCGGGGCTCGCGACCGAATTCACTGTCGAGCGCGGGCCCCAGGAAGGAGACGCGATTTGGGAAGGGAAAGGCTGCCGGCTCTTCATCCCGAGGGAGAGCCAGCCACTCCTCCAAGAGGCGATCCTTCATTTCGTCGAAAATCCGATGGAGACGCGGCTGATCGTTCTGTCCGGGCCGACGGGAAGCTGCTCCTGCTCGCAGGAGGCGGCCGCCTCCGTCGAAGGCTCGCCCGGGCAGGGGGGATAG
- a CDS encoding YfhL family 4Fe-4S dicluster ferredoxin has protein sequence MPYKIVASQCTGCSACEPECPNKAISEKDGIFLIDPKKCTECIGFFDEPQCVAVCPVDHTCIVDKSLPRYQR, from the coding sequence ATGCCATACAAGATTGTGGCTTCGCAGTGCACGGGCTGTTCCGCCTGCGAGCCGGAGTGTCCGAATAAGGCGATATCGGAAAAGGATGGGATATTCCTGATCGATCCCAAGAAATGCACCGAGTGCATTGGCTTTTTCGACGAGCCGCAATGCGTTGCCGTCTGCCCGGTGGACCATACCTGCATCGTCGACAAGAGCCTTCCACGGTACCAGAGATGA
- the nifB gene encoding nitrogenase cofactor biosynthesis protein NifB has product MEALKEPGQGISARFSNLKGLTIPVAPHKGCGSSGGSGKSSCGSSAGSGDLPSEIWEKVKNHPCYSEEAHHHYARMHVAVAPACNIQCNYCNRKYDCANESRPGVVSERLTPEQAAKKVLAVASEIPQMTVLGIAGPGDPLANPDKTFQTFDLVFKAAPDIKLCLSTNGLALPDHVERIKDFKVDHVTITINMIDPEVGARIYPWVFFRHKRYTGKDAAKLLSERQLQGLEMLTQAGILCKVNSVMIPGINDDHLVEVNKAVKSRGAFLHNIMPLISAPEHGTVFGLSGQRGPSAQELKALQDKCEGEMNMMRHCRQCRADAVGLLGEDRGAEFTTERIESMEVEYDAAKRRAYRDSVEIEREARKAARERELLTLAGENSGRKILVAVATKGGGKVNEHFGHAKEFQIYELSVAGSKFVGHRRVDLYCQGGYGEEDALAGVIRAINDCVAVFVAKIGGCPKEELRKAGIEPVDQYAYGYIETATISYFRSYLQRLKNGELVDVERGDAMIRQGAFIELGEPAGQAA; this is encoded by the coding sequence ATGGAAGCTCTTAAGGAACCTGGACAAGGCATCAGTGCACGGTTTTCGAACTTGAAGGGGCTGACGATCCCCGTAGCGCCCCACAAAGGTTGCGGCTCGAGCGGGGGAAGCGGTAAGTCGAGCTGTGGCTCGAGTGCTGGCTCGGGGGATCTGCCCTCGGAAATTTGGGAGAAGGTCAAGAATCATCCCTGCTACAGCGAGGAAGCGCATCACCACTATGCGCGGATGCACGTGGCGGTCGCTCCCGCTTGTAACATTCAGTGTAACTACTGCAACCGGAAGTACGATTGCGCCAATGAGAGCCGGCCCGGAGTAGTGAGCGAGCGGCTGACCCCGGAGCAGGCGGCGAAGAAGGTTCTCGCCGTGGCTTCCGAGATCCCGCAGATGACGGTCCTCGGAATCGCCGGGCCGGGAGATCCTCTGGCGAATCCGGACAAGACCTTCCAGACCTTCGACTTGGTCTTCAAGGCCGCTCCGGACATCAAGCTCTGCCTTTCGACCAATGGGCTTGCGCTGCCGGACCATGTCGAGCGGATCAAGGACTTCAAGGTGGATCATGTCACGATCACGATCAACATGATCGATCCCGAGGTGGGTGCGCGGATCTACCCCTGGGTCTTCTTCCGCCACAAGCGCTACACGGGGAAGGATGCGGCGAAGCTCCTTTCGGAGAGGCAGCTGCAGGGCCTCGAGATGCTCACCCAAGCAGGAATCCTCTGCAAGGTCAATTCGGTGATGATCCCCGGGATCAACGACGATCACCTGGTCGAGGTGAACAAGGCGGTCAAGAGCCGAGGAGCCTTCCTGCACAACATCATGCCGCTCATCTCCGCGCCGGAGCATGGCACGGTCTTCGGGCTTTCCGGGCAGCGCGGCCCATCCGCTCAGGAGCTCAAGGCGCTCCAGGACAAGTGCGAGGGGGAGATGAACATGATGCGCCACTGCCGTCAGTGCCGTGCCGACGCGGTCGGCTTGCTCGGCGAGGACCGGGGGGCCGAGTTCACGACCGAGCGGATCGAGTCGATGGAGGTCGAGTACGACGCCGCGAAGCGCCGGGCCTACCGGGATTCGGTGGAGATCGAGCGGGAGGCCAGGAAAGCGGCGCGGGAGCGGGAGCTTCTCACGCTGGCCGGAGAGAACAGCGGTCGAAAGATCCTGGTGGCGGTCGCCACCAAGGGCGGCGGAAAGGTGAACGAACATTTCGGGCACGCCAAGGAGTTTCAGATCTACGAGCTGAGCGTGGCCGGCTCCAAGTTCGTGGGCCATCGGCGCGTCGATCTCTACTGCCAGGGCGGCTACGGGGAAGAGGACGCCCTCGCAGGGGTCATTCGTGCGATCAACGACTGTGTCGCGGTCTTCGTGGCCAAGATCGGGGGCTGTCCCAAGGAAGAGCTGCGGAAGGCGGGAATCGAGCCGGTCGACCAGTATGCCTACGGCTACATCGAAACCGCCACGATCTCCTACTTCCGGAGCTACCTGCAGCGGTTGAAGAACGGAGAGCTCGTCGATGTCGAGCGCGGGGACGCAATGATTCGGCAGGGGGCGTTTATCGAGTTGGGCGAGCCTGCGGGCCAGGCCGCCTGA
- a CDS encoding iron-sulfur cluster assembly accessory protein produces MAIELTDAAADRLRSFLQGKREGATFRIGLTRSGCAGWSYLLEKAESVSPDDRVFESRGLRLVVASESLPLLDGLLLDYIRKPFAEGFAFHNPKAKSACGCGQSFST; encoded by the coding sequence ATGGCGATTGAGCTCACGGACGCGGCGGCCGACCGCCTCCGTTCTTTTCTCCAGGGGAAACGCGAAGGAGCGACCTTCCGTATCGGGCTTACCCGCTCCGGGTGTGCCGGATGGAGTTATCTGCTGGAAAAAGCAGAGTCGGTTTCTCCCGATGACCGGGTCTTCGAAAGCCGGGGCCTTCGCCTCGTCGTCGCCTCCGAGAGCCTTCCGCTGCTCGACGGTCTTCTCTTGGACTATATCCGCAAGCCGTTCGCCGAGGGTTTCGCGTTCCACAACCCGAAGGCGAAGAGCGCGTGCGGCTGTGGCCAGAGCTTCAGCACCTAG
- the erpA gene encoding iron-sulfur cluster insertion protein ErpA: protein MEGSTTVSKKAEGLATAGVRDPEPAPAVTLMADAVEKIRSLLEEDGRTDLKLRVYVTGGGCAGFQYNFAFDDREEEDDFSVESGGVTVVIDPRSLPFLAGAQIRYEEDLSGARFVVVNPNAASTCSCGSSFSTCSQSEKPTEAQDHGD, encoded by the coding sequence ATGGAAGGAAGCACAACGGTATCGAAGAAAGCAGAGGGGCTGGCCACCGCGGGCGTAAGAGACCCGGAGCCCGCTCCCGCAGTCACCCTGATGGCGGATGCGGTGGAAAAGATCCGGAGCCTCCTCGAGGAAGATGGTCGAACGGATCTCAAGCTGCGCGTCTATGTCACGGGGGGAGGCTGCGCGGGTTTCCAGTACAATTTCGCCTTCGATGACAGGGAAGAAGAGGACGACTTCTCGGTCGAGTCGGGGGGAGTGACCGTGGTGATCGATCCGCGGAGCCTCCCGTTCCTGGCGGGAGCCCAGATCCGGTACGAAGAGGATCTGAGCGGCGCACGTTTTGTCGTGGTCAACCCGAACGCGGCTTCTACCTGTAGCTGCGGCTCCTCATTTTCGACCTGCTCCCAATCCGAGAAGCCAACGGAGGCACAAGATCATGGCGATTGA
- the nifA gene encoding nif-specific transcriptional activator NifA, translating to MQPFNLELTTIYEISKLLNSSLDLDYSFRGVLKLLATYLGIERGMVVLGEGETLHAVAWLGFPQEQLGPDRMAGAGSVVRYIQKTGFPTAVPDESQEPLLAGYVAGFPHRKGPPISFLGIPILHDRECLGVLILERRSAGASARLREDTRLLQLVANLMGQTIRLCDKVAEEQRRLVAERDRLRTELATKHRIENVIGQSKRMQEVIALTHQVAPSRSTVLLRGESGTGKEAIARAIHFLSPRRNGPFIKLNCAALPESLLESELFGHEKGAFTGALHERKGRFELAHGGTLFLDEIGDISPAVQVKLLRVLQEREFERLGGSRTIHIDVRLITATNRNLEEAVLKGEFRSDLYYRINVVSLFLPPLRERTDDIPLLVEHFLNKMGEDFGRRLSISGRALDVLVRCQWPGNVRELQNCLERAANAAARGLIEEGNISCRSGQCLSSLLWKRELTPLPTPIVAQPAPAPESGLERPSLARSPSGAREQLLEAMERCGWVQAKAARMLHLTPRQLGYALRKYEIPIKKF from the coding sequence ATGCAGCCCTTCAACCTCGAGCTCACGACCATTTACGAGATCAGCAAGCTCCTCAACTCCTCCCTCGACTTGGACTACTCGTTTCGCGGCGTCCTCAAGCTTCTGGCCACCTACCTGGGAATCGAGCGAGGAATGGTCGTCTTGGGTGAAGGCGAGACGTTGCATGCGGTCGCCTGGCTCGGCTTTCCCCAAGAGCAGCTCGGACCCGATCGGATGGCCGGGGCGGGGTCGGTGGTCCGTTATATACAAAAGACCGGTTTCCCGACGGCGGTCCCCGACGAAAGCCAGGAGCCCCTGCTCGCGGGCTATGTCGCCGGCTTCCCCCATCGGAAGGGGCCTCCGATCTCCTTCCTGGGGATCCCCATCCTCCACGATCGGGAGTGCCTCGGGGTGCTGATCCTCGAGCGGCGATCGGCCGGAGCTTCCGCCCGGCTCCGCGAGGATACCCGGCTCCTGCAGCTCGTCGCCAACCTGATGGGCCAAACGATCCGCTTGTGCGACAAGGTCGCCGAGGAGCAGCGCCGTCTCGTCGCGGAACGAGACCGCCTCCGGACCGAGTTGGCGACCAAGCACCGGATCGAGAATGTAATCGGTCAGAGCAAGCGGATGCAGGAGGTGATCGCACTGACCCACCAGGTCGCCCCCAGCCGCTCCACGGTTCTCCTGCGAGGCGAGAGCGGGACGGGAAAAGAAGCGATCGCCCGCGCCATCCACTTCCTGAGCCCCCGAAGGAACGGCCCCTTCATCAAGCTCAACTGCGCCGCCCTGCCCGAATCGCTCCTCGAGTCGGAGCTTTTTGGACATGAGAAAGGGGCGTTCACGGGGGCCCTCCACGAGCGAAAGGGGCGCTTCGAGCTCGCGCACGGCGGCACCCTCTTCCTCGACGAGATCGGGGACATCTCACCCGCAGTGCAGGTCAAGCTCCTGCGCGTCCTCCAGGAACGGGAGTTCGAGCGGCTGGGCGGGAGCCGGACCATTCACATCGACGTCCGGCTGATCACGGCAACCAACCGGAATCTCGAGGAGGCCGTGCTCAAGGGTGAATTCCGATCGGACCTCTACTACCGGATCAACGTGGTCAGCCTCTTCCTGCCCCCGTTGCGCGAGAGAACCGACGACATTCCGCTTCTGGTCGAGCATTTCCTCAACAAGATGGGGGAGGATTTCGGCCGGCGGCTTTCGATTTCAGGCCGGGCCTTGGACGTTCTCGTCCGCTGCCAATGGCCGGGGAACGTCCGGGAGCTCCAAAACTGCCTCGAGCGCGCGGCCAACGCCGCCGCCCGCGGCCTCATCGAGGAGGGCAACATCTCCTGCCGGAGCGGCCAGTGCCTCTCCTCGCTGCTCTGGAAGCGGGAGCTGACTCCGCTCCCCACCCCGATCGTCGCCCAGCCGGCACCGGCCCCGGAAAGCGGCCTGGAAAGGCCGAGCCTGGCACGCTCGCCTTCGGGCGCGCGGGAGCAGCTCCTCGAAGCGATGGAGCGATGCGGCTGGGTTCAAGCCAAGGCGGCCCGGATGCTCCACCTCACCCCGCGCCAGCTGGGTTACGCCCTCCGCAAGTATGAGATTCCGATCAAGAAGTTTTGA
- a CDS encoding sulfurtransferase translates to MTTIAYAHPEKLVETEWLAEHRNDPGIRIVESNEDVLLYDTGHIPGAVHIDWRRDLQDQMIRDYISPQAFAALCRRNGITPETTCIFYGDKSNWWACYALWAFELYGHRNAKILNGGRAKWISEGRELTREKPSYPETTYPTPAARRDGEIRAFYEQTLTHQRAGLPLIDVRSPGEYSGELLHMPEYPQEGALRGGHIPGAKSMPWKTAVKEDATFKSAEELRKIYEGECGLSPESDTVVYCRIGERSSHTWFVLTYLLGHKKVRNYDGSWTEWGNKVGAPVTRP, encoded by the coding sequence ATGACAACGATTGCCTATGCTCATCCGGAGAAGCTGGTCGAGACCGAATGGCTCGCGGAGCACCGGAACGACCCAGGGATCCGCATCGTGGAGAGCAACGAAGATGTGCTGCTCTACGATACGGGACATATCCCGGGAGCGGTCCATATCGACTGGCGACGCGACCTGCAGGACCAGATGATTCGCGACTACATCTCCCCGCAGGCTTTTGCGGCGCTCTGTCGCCGAAACGGCATCACCCCGGAGACGACCTGCATCTTCTACGGGGACAAATCGAACTGGTGGGCCTGCTATGCCCTTTGGGCCTTTGAGCTCTACGGCCACCGGAATGCCAAGATCCTCAACGGTGGACGAGCCAAGTGGATCAGCGAGGGAAGAGAGCTCACTCGGGAGAAGCCTTCCTACCCGGAGACAACCTATCCGACGCCGGCGGCCCGGCGGGATGGGGAGATCCGCGCCTTCTACGAGCAGACCCTCACCCATCAGCGCGCGGGGCTGCCGCTCATTGACGTGCGCAGCCCGGGGGAGTACTCGGGCGAGCTGCTCCACATGCCCGAGTATCCGCAGGAAGGGGCGCTCCGCGGCGGCCATATTCCCGGCGCCAAGAGCATGCCCTGGAAAACCGCGGTAAAGGAGGACGCGACCTTCAAGTCGGCGGAAGAGCTTCGGAAGATCTACGAGGGGGAGTGCGGACTCAGCCCGGAAAGCGACACGGTGGTCTACTGCCGGATTGGCGAGCGATCGAGCCATACCTGGTTCGTCCTCACCTATCTGCTCGGTCACAAGAAGGTGCGCAACTACGACGGGTCGTGGACCGAGTGGGGCAACAAGGTCGGCGCCCCGGTCACCCGACCATAG
- a CDS encoding nitrogen fixation protein NifQ, translated as MVTCAASPTIPPLSASAPPIGAAEERAMLRGMFRHVVRRFAGRGAFPCVPRLGLDDLSFERLLVFSGAEKEPSCLASVIPEDFWEIASLLVESGNGSEETRWIAHALAAACLADDHLWQDLGLPDRKALSRLLERHFRPLRDQNVGDMRWKKFFYRQLCERAGFQACKAPSCRECTDYAICFGKD; from the coding sequence ATGGTCACTTGCGCGGCCTCTCCGACGATTCCGCCCCTCTCCGCATCGGCCCCGCCCATCGGTGCTGCGGAGGAGAGGGCGATGCTGCGCGGGATGTTCCGGCACGTCGTCCGGCGCTTCGCCGGCAGGGGAGCTTTCCCGTGCGTGCCCCGGCTCGGTCTCGATGACCTCTCATTTGAGCGGCTGCTCGTCTTCAGCGGGGCTGAGAAAGAGCCCTCCTGCTTGGCCAGCGTGATCCCGGAGGATTTTTGGGAGATCGCTTCGCTCTTGGTCGAGTCGGGGAATGGATCAGAAGAGACCCGATGGATCGCACACGCCCTCGCCGCAGCCTGCCTGGCGGACGATCATCTCTGGCAGGATCTCGGCCTGCCCGACCGGAAGGCCCTCAGCCGCCTTCTCGAGCGCCACTTCCGTCCGCTGCGCGACCAGAACGTCGGAGATATGCGCTGGAAGAAGTTCTTTTACCGGCAGCTCTGCGAGCGGGCAGGATTTCAGGCTTGCAAGGCGCCGAGCTGTCGGGAATGCACCGATTACGCAATCTGTTTCGGAAAGGATTAG
- a CDS encoding NifX-associated nitrogen fixation protein: MGLQGGNGVKATVEPEIGASELREGFLRELVKQQRAQDTYGVWDGKKDEELLEPFILDAEKRRQIPIVGDPDPETLERVELFFNAVGLTIERKTGVMVVPMMSMHHEGFGKMVLLAGRLAVVNKVLRDVHRFGFPNREKLAEAGEKHIAAALEMIEKFPEVARYGG; this comes from the coding sequence ATGGGACTTCAAGGAGGAAATGGAGTGAAGGCGACGGTCGAGCCGGAGATCGGGGCAAGTGAGCTGCGAGAAGGATTTCTTCGAGAGCTCGTGAAGCAGCAGCGGGCCCAGGACACCTATGGGGTCTGGGACGGAAAGAAGGACGAGGAGCTGCTGGAGCCCTTTATCCTCGATGCCGAGAAGCGGAGACAGATTCCGATCGTGGGCGACCCCGACCCCGAAACCCTCGAGCGGGTGGAGCTCTTCTTCAACGCGGTCGGGCTTACGATCGAACGGAAGACAGGGGTGATGGTGGTGCCGATGATGTCGATGCACCACGAAGGCTTTGGAAAGATGGTTCTCCTTGCGGGACGGCTCGCGGTGGTCAATAAGGTCCTCCGGGACGTCCACCGCTTTGGCTTTCCCAATCGCGAAAAGCTCGCGGAGGCGGGGGAAAAGCATATCGCGGCGGCGCTCGAGATGATCGAGAAGTTCCCGGAGGTTGCCCGCTACGGGGGATGA
- the nifX gene encoding nitrogen fixation protein NifX, whose protein sequence is MKVAFATQDGIRVNAHFGWAKTIEIYEIDETEVSHWKTIEFSGDLEEDGNEDKLEPKLAAIKDCAILYVAAIGASGAARVVAQKIHPVKAKDLEPIREILEKLQEVLRGTPPPWLRKALLKGKERTWDFKEEME, encoded by the coding sequence ATGAAAGTGGCCTTTGCGACGCAGGACGGAATTCGTGTGAACGCCCATTTCGGATGGGCGAAGACGATCGAGATCTATGAGATCGATGAAACCGAGGTAAGCCATTGGAAGACGATCGAATTTTCCGGGGACCTCGAGGAGGACGGAAACGAGGATAAGCTCGAGCCCAAGCTCGCGGCGATCAAGGATTGCGCGATTCTCTACGTGGCGGCGATCGGCGCTTCCGGGGCGGCGCGGGTGGTAGCGCAGAAGATTCACCCGGTGAAGGCGAAGGATCTGGAGCCGATCCGCGAGATCCTCGAAAAGCTCCAGGAAGTCCTCCGGGGGACTCCTCCGCCATGGCTGCGAAAGGCACTTTTGAAAGGAAAGGAGAGAACATGGGACTTCAAGGAGGAAATGGAGTGA